One Poecilia reticulata strain Guanapo linkage group LG19, Guppy_female_1.0+MT, whole genome shotgun sequence genomic window carries:
- the scd gene encoding acyl-CoA desaturase — MTGSEPFEKQQQHTSVNGDVCSEAAGEDAFDHTYKEKEGPKPSKILVWRNIILMTLLHLGAVYGLFLTPSASPSTLLWSMTCFLISALGITAGAHRLWSHRTYKASLPLRIFLAVGNSMAFQNDIFEWARDHRVHHKYSETDADPHNASRGFFFSHIGWLLVRKHPDVIEKGGKLELSDLLGDKVVMFQRRHYKLSVLLMCFFIPMFVPWYFWGESMWVAYFVPALLRYALVLNATWLVNSAAHMWGNRPYDQNINPRENRFVTFSAIGEGFHNYHHTFPYDYATSEYGCKLNLTTCFIDFMCFLGLARDRKRVSREVVLSRIQRTGDGSHRSG; from the exons ATGACGGGATCCGAGCCGTTTGAAAAGCAGCAACAGCACACGTCGGTCAACGGGGACGTTTGCTCAGAGGCAGCCGGAGAAGATGCGTTTGATCACACCTACAAGGAGAAGGAAGGCCCGAAACCTTCTAAGATCCTAGTCTGGAGAAATATCATCCTCATGACTCTGTTGCATTTAGGAGCAGTTTACGGCTTATTCCTCACCCCTTCTGCATCTCCTTCTACGTTGCTTTGGT CTATGACCTGCTTTCTGATAAGTGCTTTAGGAATTACTGCAGGGGCTCACCGCTTGTGGAGCCACAGGACCTACAAAGCCTCATTACCTCTGAGGATCTTCCTCGCTGTTGGTAATTCCATGGCTTTTCAg AACGATATATTCGAATGGGCTCGAGACCACCGGGTTCATCACAAATACTCGGAGACGGACGCAGACCCCCACAACGCCAGCAGgggcttcttcttctctcacaTCGGCTGGCTGCTGGTGCGCAAACATCCCGACGTCATCGAGAAGGGAGGCAAGCTGGAGCTGAGCGACCTGCTAGGCGACAAAGTTGTAATGTTTCAACGGAG GCACTACAAActctctgtgctgctgatgTGCTTCTTTATCCCGATGTTCGTGCCTTGGTACTTCTGGGGCGAGTCCATGTGGGTGGCGTACTTCGTCCCGGCTCTGCTGAGGTACGCCTTGGTGCTGAACGCCACCTGGCTGGTGAACAGCGCGGCGCACATGTGGGGAAACCGGCCGTACGACCAGAACATCAACCCGAGGGAGAACAGATTTGTCACTTTCAGCGCCATAG GCGAGGGATTTCACAACTACCACCACACGTTCCCTTACGACTACGCCACCAGCGAGTACGGCTGCAAGCTGAACCTCACCACCTGCTTCATCGACTTCATGTGCTTCCTGGGCCTGGCCAGGGACCGCAAGAGGGTGTCCCGCGAGGTGGTCCTGTCCCGGATACAGCGCACCGGAGACGGGAGCCACCGCAgtggctaa